The proteins below come from a single Methanothrix thermoacetophila PT genomic window:
- the dph5 gene encoding diphthine synthase, whose product MLFFVGLGLYDERDISVKGLEIVRCADAVYAEFYTSRLMGTSIERLEQLYGREIRMLSRSEIEGEPEWLEHARDRNVALLVGGDPMISTTHLDLRLRAIEMGIDTRVIHGSNIASAVPGITGLQNYRFGRSATVPFPHIVRGKRIVSSTPYNAVKDNLRRDLHTLLYLDIQDERFMCINEAAALLIEVANGSGDEDFASNLAVGIARAGSEDMCVRAGTLLELKTYSFGPPLHVMVIPGRLHFMEAKALRMLAGAPEELLSGYEL is encoded by the coding sequence ATGCTCTTCTTTGTGGGCCTCGGGCTGTATGACGAGCGGGACATCTCCGTGAAGGGCCTTGAGATTGTGAGATGCGCTGATGCGGTGTATGCAGAATTTTATACCTCCAGGCTCATGGGCACATCCATCGAGAGGCTGGAGCAGCTGTACGGGCGTGAGATAAGGATGCTCTCGAGGTCTGAGATAGAGGGCGAACCTGAGTGGCTCGAGCACGCCAGGGATAGGAATGTCGCCCTTCTGGTCGGAGGAGATCCGATGATCTCCACGACGCATCTGGACCTGCGGCTCAGAGCGATTGAGATGGGCATTGATACGAGGGTTATACACGGATCGAACATCGCATCTGCGGTTCCCGGGATAACAGGTCTGCAGAACTACAGGTTTGGCAGGTCTGCCACTGTGCCGTTCCCTCATATCGTAAGGGGAAAGCGCATTGTATCATCAACCCCATATAATGCTGTGAAGGATAATCTGAGAAGAGATCTGCACACGCTGCTATATCTGGACATCCAGGACGAACGATTCATGTGCATAAATGAGGCTGCTGCTCTCCTGATCGAGGTCGCAAACGGGAGCGGCGATGAGGATTTCGCGTCAAATCTCGCGGTTGGCATCGCGAGGGCTGGGTCAGAGGATATGTGCGTCAGGGCCGGCACGCTTTTGGAGCTGAAGACGTACAGCTTCGGCCCGCCTTTGCATGTGATGGTCATCCCCGGAAGACTGCACTTCATGGAGGCGAAGGCGCTCAGGATGCTTGCAGGCGCCCCAGAAGAGCTGCTATCAGGATATGAGCTTTGA
- a CDS encoding sulfide-dependent adenosine diphosphate thiazole synthase: MALDEVKITRAIVESYLESFLKCTDVDVALVGAGPANLVAAKRLAEADVRVVLFEKRLSVGGGLWGGGMMFPRIVVQKEACRILDEYDIWYREFEEGYYVADSIEVVAKLTAGAIDAGAELINLVSVEDVMIREGDRIVGLVINWTAADMAGIHVDPLAIRARVVIDGTGHDAAVCRVVQKKIPGAIVGESGVIGEKPMWAALGEKIVVDATREVYPGLIVAGMAATTVAAGPRMGPIFGGMLLSGEKAASIALEKLAQSVD, from the coding sequence ATGGCTTTGGACGAGGTTAAGATCACAAGGGCGATAGTGGAGAGCTACCTGGAGAGCTTTCTCAAGTGCACAGATGTCGATGTGGCTCTAGTCGGCGCAGGTCCTGCGAATCTCGTTGCAGCGAAACGGCTCGCAGAGGCTGATGTGAGGGTCGTGCTCTTCGAGAAGCGTCTGTCTGTGGGAGGCGGCCTCTGGGGCGGCGGCATGATGTTTCCCAGGATTGTTGTCCAGAAAGAGGCATGCAGGATACTGGATGAGTATGATATTTGGTACCGCGAGTTCGAGGAGGGCTACTACGTTGCGGATTCGATAGAGGTCGTGGCGAAGCTGACCGCGGGCGCGATAGATGCTGGCGCAGAGTTGATAAATCTTGTATCCGTTGAGGACGTCATGATCCGCGAGGGCGACAGGATTGTGGGGCTGGTCATAAACTGGACCGCTGCGGATATGGCCGGTATACATGTCGATCCCCTTGCGATCAGGGCGCGGGTTGTGATAGACGGCACAGGGCATGATGCAGCTGTCTGCAGGGTCGTGCAGAAGAAGATCCCTGGCGCAATTGTTGGCGAATCAGGGGTGATCGGAGAGAAGCCGATGTGGGCGGCGCTCGGAGAGAAAATCGTCGTTGATGCCACCCGAGAGGTATACCCAGGACTCATAGTTGCGGGTATGGCCGCGACAACAGTTGCCGCAGGGCCGAGGATGGGGCCGATCTTCGGAGGCATGCTGCTATCAGGAGAGAAGGCTGCCTCGATCGCGCTGGAGAAGCTCGCACAGTCGGTGGATTGA
- a CDS encoding UPF0146 family protein: MRGAQEIAEFIRSHYTGRIIEIGVGQCGDVARLIPDLIATDIRPVHVDGVKTVRDDIFNPSEELYRGASLLYSIRPPIEVQIAMGDLALRIGADVLIRPLEDEIADLEGFSREPICRGAARFYLYRNRRAMGEEICAPPAPGRIA, from the coding sequence GTGAGGGGCGCGCAGGAGATAGCGGAGTTCATACGCTCCCATTACACTGGAAGGATCATAGAGATCGGAGTAGGCCAGTGTGGAGATGTTGCCAGGCTTATTCCAGATCTCATCGCAACGGATATACGTCCTGTGCACGTCGATGGCGTCAAAACGGTGCGGGACGACATCTTCAATCCATCAGAGGAGCTGTACCGCGGTGCGTCTCTTCTCTACTCCATACGCCCTCCGATCGAGGTGCAGATCGCGATGGGCGATCTCGCCCTCCGCATCGGTGCGGACGTTCTGATAAGACCCCTCGAGGATGAGATCGCGGATCTTGAGGGCTTTTCGAGAGAGCCGATATGCAGAGGAGCGGCGAGGTTTTATCTGTACAGAAACCGCAGGGCGATGGGCGAGGAGATCTGTGCTCCTCCTGCGCCAGGTCGTATAGCTTGA